The Candidatus Kryptonium sp. genome contains a region encoding:
- the folK gene encoding 2-amino-4-hydroxy-6-hydroxymethyldihydropteridine diphosphokinase, with protein MPVAYLGIGSNLGDRIKYIQRALVALSKLPRTKITKISSLYETEPYGKKDQPWFINIVVEILTELSPFELFKKCKSIEKILGRQSRERWMEREIDIDILLYGDVVISTDEIQIPHPDMHNRRFVLIPLGEIAPKAIHPVFKKSISELLIECKDTTKIIHIPEKIDLKNIIEPEVKEAKYIAIEGVIGVGKTSLAKLLGERLNAKIVLEQYYENPFLEKFYQNRERYAFQTQIFFLLSRYRQQMELLQRDLFHEYLITDYIFDKDKIFAHINLKGDELKLYEMLVSLLEKNIPVPDLVIYLQASVERLMYNIRKRGRPFERNISEDYIRELSEAYNEFFFNQYKKSPVLVINVTEIDFVGSGEDFEDLMEKILSPRRAYLEYYNPGKK; from the coding sequence ATGCCCGTCGCATACCTCGGTATAGGTTCAAACCTCGGTGATAGGATCAAATATATCCAAAGAGCTCTTGTTGCTTTATCAAAACTTCCCAGGACAAAGATAACAAAGATCTCTTCGCTTTATGAAACCGAGCCGTACGGAAAGAAGGATCAACCATGGTTTATAAATATCGTAGTGGAGATACTTACAGAATTAAGTCCTTTTGAGCTTTTCAAGAAATGTAAGTCAATTGAGAAAATACTTGGTCGTCAATCCCGAGAAAGGTGGATGGAGCGTGAAATTGATATAGATATTCTGCTATATGGTGATGTTGTGATTTCAACAGATGAAATACAAATCCCGCATCCGGATATGCATAACCGTCGTTTTGTTCTCATACCACTGGGCGAAATTGCTCCAAAGGCAATCCATCCAGTTTTCAAAAAAAGCATATCGGAGCTTTTAATTGAATGTAAAGACACAACGAAAATAATTCACATTCCAGAGAAGATAGATTTAAAAAACATAATAGAGCCAGAGGTGAAAGAAGCAAAGTATATAGCAATTGAGGGAGTCATTGGGGTTGGGAAAACATCGCTTGCAAAATTGTTGGGCGAACGCCTCAATGCGAAAATTGTCCTTGAACAATACTACGAAAACCCATTTCTTGAGAAATTTTATCAAAACAGAGAAAGATACGCCTTTCAGACCCAGATATTTTTCCTATTGAGCAGATACCGTCAGCAGATGGAACTTTTACAAAGAGATTTATTTCACGAGTATTTAATTACCGACTATATCTTTGACAAAGACAAAATCTTTGCTCACATCAACTTGAAAGGTGACGAGCTAAAACTTTACGAAATGCTCGTAAGTTTGCTTGAGAAGAATATACCTGTGCCAGATCTTGTGATTTATCTTCAAGCAAGCGTTGAAAGGTTGATGTATAATATAAGAAAGCGCGGGCGACCCTTTGAAAGAAATATAAGCGAAGATTATATTCGTGAACTTTCGGAAGCGTATAATGAGTTCTTCTTCAATCAATATAAGAAATCCCCTGTCCTTGTTATAAATGTGACAGAAATTGATTTTGTAGGCAGTGGAGAAGATTTTGAGGATCTGATGGAAAAAATTTTAAGCCCGAGAAGAGCCTATCTTGAATACTACAATCCGGGAAAAAAATAA
- the folB gene encoding dihydroneopterin aldolase, producing the protein MSTTGVIKIKNAIFYGYHGVHASEQNSGGRFEVDVDLYCDFSEAALTDSLRSTIDYEQVYNFLKDLITERKFYLIEALASKIAHGLIEKFEKVQKVIVRVRKPSPPVGGVIDCVEVEIEMKRD; encoded by the coding sequence ATGAGCACGACCGGAGTAATAAAAATTAAAAACGCGATCTTCTACGGTTATCACGGAGTTCATGCGTCCGAACAAAATTCGGGCGGTAGATTTGAGGTTGATGTTGATCTTTATTGTGATTTTTCCGAAGCTGCTTTGACTGATTCGTTAAGAAGTACGATTGATTATGAACAGGTTTATAATTTTTTGAAGGATTTGATCACGGAGAGAAAATTTTATTTAATTGAAGCACTTGCCTCAAAAATTGCACATGGCTTGATTGAGAAATTTGAAAAGGTTCAAAAGGTTATTGTCCGCGTTCGGAAACCATCTCCACCTGTTGGTGGCGTCATTGACTGCGTTGAGGTTGAAATTGAAATGAAAAGAGATTAA
- a CDS encoding undecaprenyl-diphosphate phosphatase, which yields MSYFESFLLAILQGLTEFLPISSSGHLVLAEHLLGVKKTGIDFEVFVHFGTMLSVLVIFWKDIKEIVASFFSKIFQASKFKTNLQTDENFKTAILILWASIPAGVIGVLFEEKIEMLFQNPRLTAMFLVLTGLVLFSTRFAKNSPEKDFNFASSFFVGIAQAFAILPGISRSGATISAGMFAGISGVKSARFSFLLSLPAIFGATLLKTKEIIEFSLFEKIPLLLFSAFVSFITGYIAIKFLLKVISRGNFSLFAYYCLIIGFLGLIFLK from the coding sequence ATGAGCTATTTTGAAAGCTTTTTGCTTGCGATATTACAGGGATTGACGGAATTTTTACCTATAAGCAGCTCTGGACATCTCGTTCTAGCTGAACATCTTTTAGGAGTAAAGAAAACAGGAATTGATTTTGAGGTCTTCGTCCACTTCGGGACGATGTTAAGCGTGCTCGTCATATTTTGGAAAGATATAAAGGAAATTGTAGCGTCTTTCTTTTCAAAAATTTTCCAGGCAAGTAAATTCAAGACGAATTTACAAACCGACGAAAATTTCAAAACCGCAATACTTATACTTTGGGCTTCAATACCAGCTGGAGTCATTGGTGTCTTATTTGAGGAAAAAATTGAAATGCTTTTTCAAAACCCGAGATTAACAGCGATGTTTTTGGTGTTAACTGGATTAGTTCTTTTCTCAACGCGATTTGCGAAAAACAGTCCTGAAAAAGATTTTAATTTCGCCTCGTCATTTTTTGTTGGAATTGCACAAGCATTTGCAATTTTACCTGGAATATCAAGGTCTGGGGCAACTATAAGCGCAGGTATGTTTGCTGGGATAAGTGGAGTAAAAAGTGCAAGATTTTCTTTTCTGCTTTCACTTCCAGCAATCTTTGGAGCAACTTTGCTTAAAACGAAAGAAATAATTGAGTTTTCCCTCTTTGAGAAAATTCCACTGCTTCTTTTTTCCGCTTTCGTTTCCTTCATAACTGGATATATCGCCATAAAGTTTTTATTGAAAGTGATCTCTCGCGGCAACTTCAGCTTGTTTGCCTATTATTGCTTAATCATCGGTTTTCTTGGTTTAATTTTTCTAAAATAA
- a CDS encoding peptidylprolyl isomerase, with translation MRTTAIILALIFSIFNLQEKKEEKEVVVIETKFGNIVIELFDDVAPKHAENFKKLARDGFYNGTTFHRVIPDFVIQGGDPLSKDNDRNNDGRGGPGYTLPAEIKMPHKKGFVGAARQPDSVNPEKRSNGSQFYICLKDLPHLDGNYTVFGRVIEGMDVVEKIAQVQRDQRDNPIDRVEMKKVYVKKIKSK, from the coding sequence ATGAGAACAACAGCAATTATTCTCGCTTTAATTTTTTCCATCTTTAATCTGCAAGAGAAAAAAGAGGAAAAAGAAGTAGTCGTAATTGAAACGAAATTCGGGAACATAGTTATTGAACTATTTGATGATGTCGCCCCAAAGCATGCCGAAAACTTTAAAAAGCTTGCTCGTGATGGCTTCTACAACGGAACAACATTTCACAGAGTTATTCCCGATTTCGTGATCCAAGGTGGAGATCCACTTTCAAAAGATAATGATAGAAACAATGACGGAAGAGGTGGTCCTGGATACACCCTCCCTGCGGAAATAAAAATGCCACACAAGAAAGGATTTGTTGGAGCTGCAAGGCAACCTGACAGCGTAAACCCTGAGAAAAGATCAAACGGAAGTCAGTTCTATATTTGCTTAAAAGATCTGCCGCATCTTGATGGTAATTACACAGTCTTTGGTAGAGTTATAGAAGGAATGGATGTAGTTGAAAAAATAGCACAAGTTCAAAGAGATCAAAGAGATAACCCAATTGATAGAGTAGAGATGAAAAAAGTTTATGTTAAGAAAATCAAGAGCAAATAA
- a CDS encoding amino acid permease gives MAQEVEVQKEVKFEAKLGLFDATMIVMGSMIGSGIFIAPSIMAGYMPVPQFLILLWIIGGILTAFGAIAYGELAGMMPKAGGQYVFLREAYNPLLGFLYGWTLFFVIQSGFIAAVAIAFAKYLGVFIPALSENNVILKINIFGWDYTLNSAQIVGVGVIAFLTIINSLGVVFGAFVQNLFTVSKIAAIVALVILAFAIGNGNWANFFESFSIENFQPIAPPEALSMGFLAAFAVAMSKALFAYDAWNSVTFAAEEVKEPHKTVPRSLVLGTIGVMIVYVLANMAYLYIVPIREMAVIPDNRVAAEAAERIFGVIGAQLIAIAIMISTFGCDNGMILAAPRVYYAMAKDGLFFKGAGKLHPKYKTPVNSLILQGIWSSVLTLSGTYSALLTYTAFTSLLFNVLTVMGLFILRKKYPNRERPYKAWGYPVIPILYILVAVFFIIYIIVGDPKSSGLGLLLVLIGIPAYVYWIKAKNKHTS, from the coding sequence ATGGCTCAAGAAGTTGAGGTTCAAAAAGAAGTAAAGTTTGAAGCGAAGCTTGGTCTTTTTGATGCAACGATGATAGTCATGGGTTCAATGATTGGATCAGGGATCTTCATCGCTCCTTCAATTATGGCTGGATATATGCCTGTTCCTCAATTTTTGATATTGCTGTGGATTATAGGAGGAATTTTGACTGCGTTTGGAGCTATAGCATACGGCGAGCTTGCGGGAATGATGCCAAAAGCTGGTGGTCAATATGTCTTCTTGCGCGAAGCATATAATCCATTGCTTGGATTTCTCTATGGATGGACGCTTTTCTTCGTAATTCAAAGTGGTTTCATTGCAGCAGTTGCGATCGCTTTCGCAAAATATCTCGGAGTTTTCATCCCTGCTTTATCAGAGAATAATGTGATACTTAAAATTAACATCTTTGGATGGGATTACACACTGAACAGTGCTCAAATTGTCGGAGTTGGAGTTATAGCATTTTTAACTATCATAAATTCTCTCGGCGTTGTGTTCGGTGCCTTTGTTCAAAATTTATTTACAGTTTCAAAAATTGCTGCGATAGTTGCTTTAGTTATCCTAGCCTTCGCAATTGGAAATGGGAACTGGGCTAATTTTTTTGAAAGTTTTTCTATTGAAAATTTTCAACCTATAGCTCCGCCTGAGGCGCTTTCAATGGGTTTTCTTGCTGCTTTCGCAGTTGCGATGTCAAAAGCTCTTTTCGCCTACGATGCTTGGAACTCTGTTACATTTGCAGCTGAAGAAGTAAAAGAACCTCATAAAACTGTCCCACGCTCGCTTGTCCTTGGGACGATCGGAGTTATGATTGTCTATGTGCTTGCAAATATGGCTTATCTTTACATTGTCCCAATAAGAGAAATGGCAGTTATCCCTGATAATAGGGTCGCCGCTGAAGCAGCAGAACGAATCTTCGGCGTGATCGGAGCACAACTTATTGCAATCGCAATTATGATTTCAACTTTCGGTTGTGATAATGGGATGATACTTGCAGCACCGAGGGTCTACTATGCGATGGCGAAAGATGGTTTATTTTTCAAAGGCGCAGGGAAACTTCATCCAAAATACAAGACACCTGTTAACTCCTTAATACTTCAAGGAATATGGTCAAGTGTTTTAACATTAAGCGGTACATATTCAGCACTTTTAACATATACTGCGTTCACATCGCTTCTTTTCAATGTTTTAACCGTTATGGGACTTTTCATATTGCGAAAGAAATATCCAAATCGTGAAAGACCATATAAAGCATGGGGCTACCCCGTGATCCCAATTTTATATATTCTTGTTGCTGTATTCTTTATAATCTATATCATCGTCGGCGATCCGAAAAGCTCTGGACTTGGTCTATTGCTTGTTCTCATTGGAATTCCAGCTTATGTTTATTGGATAAAAGCAAAGAATAAGCATACATCATAA
- the holA gene encoding DNA polymerase III subunit delta, translating into MEKEKIDFDKLRLAVKHKKFSPVYVFYGNEEFLIEESIKLIIENALAEGLREFNFDVVYGNEIDTQNLISLLLLLPVMSSKRVVVMRNSEKFLNKISRSKKEKEFEAFINYLKRPNQDTIFIIVLSEPDFEKEIYKKLFDLADVVELKAPYDWQIPSWIAKRVKELGEIPPWKGKDITSEACKLLQAYVGNSLRDLDNEIKKLFIFTEEKKTIDVEDVKQAVGLSRNFTVFDLQRAIGERNLQLSITIVERILQAGELPPVILTMLTRYFMTLWKLHELMKTEKDPKKLANSLQLSPYHIREYINQLNKFKESEIKNAFRYLIEADELIKTAPIDSKVVLSQMVYKIISQNSN; encoded by the coding sequence ATGGAGAAGGAGAAGATTGATTTTGACAAATTACGCCTCGCTGTTAAACATAAAAAATTTTCACCTGTTTATGTCTTTTATGGAAATGAAGAGTTTTTGATTGAGGAATCCATAAAATTGATAATTGAAAACGCATTGGCGGAAGGGCTGCGGGAGTTCAATTTTGATGTCGTCTATGGAAACGAAATTGATACTCAAAACTTGATCTCGCTTCTTCTTCTCCTTCCCGTCATGAGTTCAAAACGAGTTGTCGTGATGCGAAATTCAGAAAAATTTTTAAATAAAATATCACGATCAAAGAAAGAAAAGGAATTTGAAGCATTTATAAACTATCTCAAAAGACCAAATCAAGACACGATTTTCATAATCGTTTTAAGCGAGCCTGACTTTGAAAAAGAAATCTATAAAAAACTATTTGATCTCGCCGATGTCGTTGAGCTGAAAGCACCTTACGATTGGCAAATACCAAGCTGGATCGCAAAAAGAGTTAAAGAACTTGGCGAAATACCTCCGTGGAAAGGGAAAGATATAACAAGCGAGGCTTGTAAACTTCTTCAAGCATATGTTGGAAACTCGCTTCGTGACCTTGATAACGAAATTAAAAAACTTTTCATCTTCACAGAAGAAAAGAAAACGATTGATGTTGAGGATGTAAAACAAGCGGTTGGTTTATCAAGAAACTTCACTGTCTTTGACCTTCAAAGAGCAATTGGAGAGAGGAACTTACAGCTATCAATAACAATAGTAGAACGCATCCTTCAAGCGGGAGAACTACCTCCAGTAATTTTAACAATGCTGACGAGATATTTTATGACGCTTTGGAAATTACACGAATTAATGAAAACAGAAAAAGATCCTAAGAAACTTGCAAACTCGCTCCAACTTAGCCCATATCACATCCGTGAATACATCAACCAACTTAACAAATTTAAAGAAAGCGAGATTAAAAACGCATTCAGATATCTAATTGAGGCAGATGAACTTATAAAAACAGCCCCAATTGATAGCAAGGTAGTGTTAAGTCAGATGGTTTATAAAATAATTTCGCAAAACTCAAACTAA